Within Stella humosa, the genomic segment TGCAACTGGTGCAGGCCGAGAAGATGACCGCGCTGGCTGGCCTGGTCGCCGGCGTGGCGCATGAGATCAACACGCCGGTCGGCATCGCCTTCACGGCCGCCTCGACCCTGGCCGACGAAGCAACCGCGCTACGCGCCCTGACCGACGCCGGCACGGCCAAGCGCTCCGACGTCATGCGCTTCCTGGCGCTGGCCGAGGAGACTGCCACCCTGATGGAGACGCACTGCCGCAACGCTGCCGACCTCATCCAGAGCTTCAAGAAGGTGGCCGTCGACCAGTCGAGCGATGACCGGCGCCAGTTCGAACTGAAGCCCTACCTGGAGGAGACGGTCCTCAGCTTGCGGCCGCAATACCGCAAGGCGGGGCACCAGGTGGTCGTCGACTGCCCCGACGACATCGTGCTCGACAGCCACCCCGGCGCCATCAGCCAGATCGTCACCAACCTGATCATGAACTCCACCATCCATGCCTTTGCCGAGGGCGTCGCCGGCAATCTCCGCCTGACGGCGTGCCGGGTCGAGGGCGGGCGTGTCCGGTTGCGCTACGAGGATGACGGCCGCGGCATCCCGGCCGAGCATCGTTCGCGCATCTTCGAGCCATTCTTCACCACCCGGCGCGGCCAGGGCGGCAGCGGCCTCGGCCTGCACATCCTGCACAACCTGGTCGCCGCCAAGCTGGGCGGGCAGGTGCGCTACGAGGATACCGCTGGCGGCGGAGCCACCTTCGTGATGGAGTTCCCGGCCATAGCCAAGGCATAACTAGGCTGAATATCCCAGCGGGGCCGCGGATGGCGGATGACGACGACTTCTTCCCGGACGACGAAGCAGAAGACGGCCCGTCGCTGCCGGGGTCGGCGGCGGTTCCCTGGCACGTCCTGATCGTCGACGACGAGCCGGGCGTACACCAGGTGACGCGGCTGGCGCTGGCCGGCGCCACCTTCAAGGATCGCCCGATCGACCTGATCTCCTGCTATTCGGGTAAGGAAGCCCGCGCGCTCATGGGCACGCGCGAGGACATCGCGCTGATCCTGCTGGACGTGGTGATGGAGTCCGACCATGCGGGCCTGGACCTGGCGCGGGCGGTGCGCGAGGAACTGGGCAACCATCAGGTCCGCATCATCCTGCGCACCGGTCAACCCGGCCTGGCGCCCGAGCGGCAGGTGATCGAGAGCTATGACATCAACGACTACAAGGCCAAGACCGAGCTGACGCGCGAAAAGCTCTACACCGCGATGATCGGGACGCTGCGGTCCTATGCCGACATCCTGACGATCGAGCACAGCCGCCGGGTGATCGACGCCAACCGGCAGGGCCTGCTCCGCATCATCGACGCTTCGTCCTCGGTGATGCGTCTGCAGACCGTCCCGCGCTTCGCCGAAGGCGCGCTGGAGCAACTGAACCGGCTGCTGTTTCCGGTGGAGGAGGGGGCATCGGCCTGCAACGGGGGGCTGGCGGCCGTCTCGGTCGGCGGGCCACTCTCTGTCGTGGCCGCCACGGGGCAGTTTGCTGGCAGAATCGACCGCGAGCTGTCCGAGGTGGCGGCACCCAGCATGGCGGCCACGATCGACCAGGCCATCGCCGAAAAGCGGAGCGTCCGCGCCGCCGACCATTTCGTGGGCTATGTGCGCGGACCGCGCGACGAGGCCAACATCCTGGTCATCGACGGGCCGGTCGGTCGGTCGGCGGTGGACGAGTCCCTGTTGGAGCTCTTCTGCCGCAATCTCGGGGTCGGCTACGAGAACCTGCTGCTGCGGGGGGAGATCGAGCAGACCCAGCGCGACATCATCTATCGCCTGGGCGAGGTGGTGGAGACCCGGTCCAAGGAGACCGGCAACCATGTCCGGCGCTTGGCCGAATACTCATACATCCTCGCGCGTGCCATTGGCCTGGACGATGGCGAGGCGGAAATCCTGCGCACGGCATCCCCCATGCACGACATCGGCAAGGTGGGGATTGCCGACAGCATCCTGAACAAGCCCGGCCCGCTCACTGCCGAGGAGCGCGTGGTGATGCAGACCCATGCCGTCATCGGCTGGCAGATGTTGCGCGACGCCAAGTCGCCCATCCTCCAGGCGGCGGCCGTCATTGCCCACGAGCACCACGAGAAGTGGGACGGCAGTGGCTATCCGCGCGGGCTGGCGGGGGACAGCATCCACCTCTTCGGGCGCGTCACGGCGCTGGCCGACGTGTTCGACGCGTTGGGCAGCGAGCGGGTCTACAAGAAGGCCTGGGAGATGCCGCGCATCATCGACCTCGTACGCAAGGAGCGGGGCCGCCATTTCGATCCGATGGTGGTGGATGCCTTCTTCGGCGCCTTCGAGCAGATCGACGCCGTCCGCCAGCGCTATTCGGACGTGGCCGACGCGGCCGCCTGACCGGCGGCCGGGCTGGCCCCAGCCAGCCGGTCGGCGATGCGTGCGGCTGTCCGCAGGGCGGCTGCAACCACCTGGTCCATGTTGTAGTAGCGATACTCCGCCAGGCGGCCGACGAAGGAGACACCGGGGGTCGCGTCGACCAGGTCCTGGTAGCGGCGGTGCAGCGCGGCGCTGGCGGCGGTCGGAACGGGATAGTAGGGCGGCCCCTCGGCTGCCGGATACTCGCGCACCAGCGTGGTGCCGGCGCATTGCTGCCCGGTCATGTGCTTGAACTCGGTGACGCGGGTATAGGCGTGCTCGTTGGGGTGGTTGATGGTCGCGACCGGTTGCACCAGGGCGTGGCCCGGATGGTGCTCTGTTTCGAACCGCAGCGAGCGATAGGGCAGTTGGCCGAAACGATGGCCGAAATAGGCATCGACCGGCCCGGTATAGACGACATGCCGGCGGCCCCGGCCGTCGCGGGTGGGATCGAACTCGACCCCCAGGCGGACGCGGATGCGCGGATGGTCGAGGATGCGGGCGAAGAGCGCCGCATAGCCATCGGCCGGCATCGCCTGGTGGCGGTCGGTGAAGTAGCGGTCATCGTCGTCGGTGCGCACCGGGATGCGCCCGGCCACCCGGGCGTCGAGCTGGCGCAGGTCGATGCCCCACTGCTTGCGGCTGTAGCCGCGGAACAGGCGGTCGCAAAGGTCCTGGCCGATCGTCGACAGCAGCAGTGATTCGCTATCAGGCGGATCGGGGTGGGGTACGCGCACGCGCTCCAGGTGCCGGGCCACGCCCTCGCCGTCCAGGTTCAGGTCGTACAGCCGGTTGATGGTGGTGCGGTTGATCGGCACCGGCACCAGCCGGCCGGATACCGACGCCAGCACCCGATGCTCATAGGGCCGCCAGCGGGTGAAGCGCGACAGCCAGGCGAAGATGCGGTCGCTGTTGGTATGGAAGATATGCGGGCCGTAGTGGTGGATGAGGACGCCATGCGCGTCCGGCCCGTCGAAGGCGTTGCCGGCCACGTGCGGCCGGCGGTCGATCACCTCGACCGCGTGGCCCGCATCGGCCAGTTCGCGCGCGGAGACGGCGCCGGCAAAGCCGGCACCCACGACCAGGACGGCGCCACTCATGCCCAGATGCCGGGTACCGGCCAGGTGGTATCGTTGAACAGCAGGCCCAGGTCGTGCCTGCCGAAATAGTAGCGCGCGATCGGATCGGGGGCGAACGGGTTGCTGGCCGGGGAGACGCCATCGGCCCAGGCCTGCTGTTCGGAAACCAGCATGTGCTGGGCCAGTGCCTCCATCTCCGGGCTGGCCAGGGGCGGCACGCCGCCCTCGTCATGGTAGGGATCGATCCGCCGCGACCAGGCCTCGTTCACCACCCGGCCGTACATGGTCAGGGGCGGCACCCGGCCGGGATGCAGTTGCGGCGTCAGCTCGCGAAAGATCATCAGGCAACCGAGCTGGTTGAGGAACGGCTTCTGCATGTGCCAGAAGGCGACCGGCTTGCCGTTCAGCCGGTCGACCCCGTCGAGGCGGTCGTAGCGAATGGGGCCCGGCACCCGGTCCGGCCCGCCCGGCCAGCGCACGAAGCTGTAGAGGCGCGGCAGCAGGTGCGGCTGCGGCACGATCCAGTAGGGAAAGTCCGCCGGCAGCGGATCCTGCGGCAGGTGGCCGTTCTCGATCAGCAGCTTGGCCACGAACTCTTCGGGGCTGTATTCGGGGTCGAAGCCGGGGATTTCGGCCCGGGCGCGGTCCCGCGCGGCGGCGAAGCTGCCGGGCACGGTGTCGAGGCGCGTGACCGTATATTCCCACGCGCGGAACCAGGCCGGGTTCGATATCGCCGCAAAGCAGGTCGATGTGGCCGTGAAGGTCAGCCCGGCGCAGGCCCGGCCCAGGTCTGCCAGCGGCACGTTATGGATGATGTCGCCGTCGTAGCAGAGCACGGGCTCGCCCGGGAACATGGCCTCGACCAGCAGCCAGCGCAGGAAGGCGAAGCTGAAGAGCCCATAGGGGCCGCCGAAGCGCTTCACCAGGTTCGGGAAGCGGGCCGCCAGCCGGTCGTAGGCCGGGTTGCCGTCATGGATGCGGCAGGTGCCATTGTCGATCGCCGCCAGCATGGCCGGCGACAACGCCGCGCTGTCGCCGATCAGCACGATGTCCAGCACGGCGCCCACCGCCAGCCGCCGATGCTTCATGTGCCGCGCATTCTCGACCAGGCAGGTCGTCCGCCGCAGGGCGGCCTCCCCCTGGCCTGGTTCCGACGGGCGGATGAAGTTCACGCTGACATGGCGCACTGGACGCTGGCTCCGGCGCTGAGGGGTGGCGCAGTGGGGCGATGCATGGTTGGCGCCAGTGGGCGCGCGCACCCCCTCTTTGCCTGGACCCGATCGGTCTGGCCAGCGCGAATATGGTGCTATCCCCCGCGCCTGGCCTCGCGCCCGGCGACGTAGCTGGCCGCCCCGAAGATGACCGCGCCGCCAAGCAGCGTCATGGCGTCGGGCACCTCGGCGAAGGCGACGAAGCCGACCAGCGCCACGAGCGGCAGTTGCAGGAACTTGACCGGCTGGGTTGCCGATACCTCGGCTGCGATCAACGCCTTGATCCAGGCGATATGGCCCAGCGTCGCCAGCCCGGCGACAAGGACGATCCAGCCGAGCTGCTCGGCCGTGGGCACTGCCCAGACGGCGAGTGCGGCGGGCAGGCAGGCGAGGCTGACGAAAAACGACTGGAAGAAGACGACGTTGGCGCTGCTCTCCGTGCGCGTCAGGGTCTTGGCGATCAGTTCCGACACGGCCGCCAGCGGGGTCGACACCAGCAGGGCCAGCGCGCCGACGCTGATGGCCTGGGTGGTGGGGCGCAGGATGATCAGCGTGCCCACGAACGCCACCAGCACCGCGCCCACCCGGCGCAGGTCGGCCCGCTCGCCCAGCACCAGCATGGCGCCCACCGTCACGAACACCGGCGACATGAAGCTCAGCGCCTGCACGTCGGCGATCGGGATGCGCACCAGGGCATAGAACCACAGCATGACGGCGATGCCATGGATGGCACCGCGCGCGAGGTGGCGCAGCGGGTGGCGCGTGCGGGGCAGGGTGAACCCCCGCCGGGTAACCAGGAAGGGCAACACGAACAGCAGCCCGAAGGCATAGCGCAGGAACGCGGCCTGGAACGGATCGAGGCCGATCGAGACATGCCGGGCCACGCCGGTCATGACCGCGAACAGCAGGCCCGACAGGGCCATCCACCCCATGCCCACAAGGGTGCCGGAGGTCGCAAGACGGGATGCGGGGTCGGCGGGCGGCAAGCGACGATCCTTCGAGGCTCGGGGCGGCGCAATCGGGTTGCGCGCGAGGCTCGCCGCAGTATCCCCGGGACAGGCAGGAAGAGGATGAAAGCAGGCCTGATTCTGGTCGTCATCGCAAGACGCGATAGCGAAAATCGGCCCCGGCACTTGGGGAATCCAGATGGCTCGTCGGTTGATGCCGGAGAAGACCCCCGGCGCGAGCCTGCTCCGGGAGATGATCCGCTTCGTCGCGCGGCGGCTGATGGACGTGGGCGAGGCGACCGGCGCCGCGCGTGGAGAGCGCAGCAGGGCCGAGGATCATCGCCCTCCACGGCACGCGGGGGGACAAGGCCGCGGCTGGGGGCTCTACGTCAAAGTCGCCGACACATTGCGCATCAGATCCACCCGGAGCACACCCGCGGCCGCCTGATGCTGCGCATCGCGCCAGCACGCAAACGGCCGCGGTAGCCGCCCGGCGGATCAGCGCTGGGATCGTCCGCCGCCGGACCGGCCGCCTTCGGGGCGGCTGCCGCCCTGTCGTCCGCCGACGAACTGCTGCTGGCGCTGGGCGCCTGACGTGCGCGCACGCGCATCGCGGTCGAGGCCGTCGTAGACGTCCCGGCGACCGGCCTGCCCCGCGCCGGGTGCCGAGGGCGCGTTGTCGCGGAAGCCCTGCTGCTGTCCGCCCGCTCGGGCCGGCTGGGTCGCAGGCGGCGGGTCCCGTCGCGCCTGTCCCGGCGCGCCGGCCGATGGTGGCTGCGCCCGGGCCGGGGAGGCGTTCGGGCGCTGGGGGTTGGTCCAGGACCCGTTCTCATAGTGCTGCCAGCCACCCGACTGCGAGCGCCGATAGACCTCGCCGTCGTGACCCACGAACGTGTTGTTCTGCCCGCGCACCACGGTCGTCGAGCCGCGCGGGCCGTCGGTGCGCACGGCACCGGTCCCCTCCGAGGTGACGACGCCGGCTGCACTGCCGCGGGCATTGGACACATAGCCACCGCGCGCCCAGTCGTCGCCGCGGACGACGACGCCGCGCCCCCAGCTGCCATACTGGTTCGTGCCCGTCACGCCGGCTGCGAAGACGCCGGTGCTCGGGTTGTAGCCCCGGCCGGCGCGCCAGGCGCCATTGGGACCGTAGCCCGCGGCGCCCTGAACCCAGCGGCCGGTCGACGGGTTGTACGCCGCGCCGACGGCGTAGCCGGCATTTGGCCCATAGACGGCGACGCCGCGACCGTAGGCGCCGGTCGCCGGATTGTAGACCGCGCCGGCGCCGATGCCGCCATAGGGTCCGTAGACGGCGCCGCCCCGGAAGTAGCTGTTCGTCACGGGGCTGTACCAGACGGCCGCCCCCCAGGTGTATGGCCGAGGATAGTAGATCGGGACCACCACCCCAGGCACCCAGTAGGGCGGATAGTAGTAGCCCGTCCCCCAGACGAGGATGCCCGAGTTGACGTAG encodes:
- a CDS encoding response regulator, with product MADDDDFFPDDEAEDGPSLPGSAAVPWHVLIVDDEPGVHQVTRLALAGATFKDRPIDLISCYSGKEARALMGTREDIALILLDVVMESDHAGLDLARAVREELGNHQVRIILRTGQPGLAPERQVIESYDINDYKAKTELTREKLYTAMIGTLRSYADILTIEHSRRVIDANRQGLLRIIDASSSVMRLQTVPRFAEGALEQLNRLLFPVEEGASACNGGLAAVSVGGPLSVVAATGQFAGRIDRELSEVAAPSMAATIDQAIAEKRSVRAADHFVGYVRGPRDEANILVIDGPVGRSAVDESLLELFCRNLGVGYENLLLRGEIEQTQRDIIYRLGEVVETRSKETGNHVRRLAEYSYILARAIGLDDGEAEILRTASPMHDIGKVGIADSILNKPGPLTAEERVVMQTHAVIGWQMLRDAKSPILQAAAVIAHEHHEKWDGSGYPRGLAGDSIHLFGRVTALADVFDALGSERVYKKAWEMPRIIDLVRKERGRHFDPMVVDAFFGAFEQIDAVRQRYSDVADAAA
- the glf gene encoding UDP-galactopyranose mutase; amino-acid sequence: MSGAVLVVGAGFAGAVSARELADAGHAVEVIDRRPHVAGNAFDGPDAHGVLIHHYGPHIFHTNSDRIFAWLSRFTRWRPYEHRVLASVSGRLVPVPINRTTINRLYDLNLDGEGVARHLERVRVPHPDPPDSESLLLSTIGQDLCDRLFRGYSRKQWGIDLRQLDARVAGRIPVRTDDDDRYFTDRHQAMPADGYAALFARILDHPRIRVRLGVEFDPTRDGRGRRHVVYTGPVDAYFGHRFGQLPYRSLRFETEHHPGHALVQPVATINHPNEHAYTRVTEFKHMTGQQCAGTTLVREYPAAEGPPYYPVPTAASAALHRRYQDLVDATPGVSFVGRLAEYRYYNMDQVVAAALRTAARIADRLAGASPAAGQAAASATSE
- a CDS encoding DMT family transporter codes for the protein MGWMALSGLLFAVMTGVARHVSIGLDPFQAAFLRYAFGLLFVLPFLVTRRGFTLPRTRHPLRHLARGAIHGIAVMLWFYALVRIPIADVQALSFMSPVFVTVGAMLVLGERADLRRVGAVLVAFVGTLIILRPTTQAISVGALALLVSTPLAAVSELIAKTLTRTESSANVVFFQSFFVSLACLPAALAVWAVPTAEQLGWIVLVAGLATLGHIAWIKALIAAEVSATQPVKFLQLPLVALVGFVAFAEVPDAMTLLGGAVIFGAASYVAGREARRGG